A single genomic interval of Malania oleifera isolate guangnan ecotype guangnan chromosome 13, ASM2987363v1, whole genome shotgun sequence harbors:
- the LOC131146875 gene encoding uncharacterized protein LOC131146875: MPCSLLFFFFFFFFFFFFLLLCTHFFFKTFLLNMVRQAQASQNDVGSDKRLVPGLFNSVSIFLALLAKYAGRLSRKHRTEPGHSTRPPLARPKYLFTNRSNKTLPFSHKKKAGEELKLEPEEQGYGDGGVWQRAILMGDKCQPLDFSGVIYYDNDGKQLPELPPRSPRASPLPSYVYSK, from the coding sequence ATGCCATGctccctcctcttcttcttcttcttcttcttcttcttcttcttcttccttctcctctgtactcattttttctttaaaacttttttaTTGAATATGGTCCGCCAAGCTCAGGCATCGCAAAACGATGTCGGCTCCGACAAGAGGCTCGTACCCGGACTATTCAACTCCGTATCCATTTTCCTGGCGTTGCTCGCCAAATATGCAGGTCGACTGTCGCGAAAGCACCGAACCGAACCGGGTCACTCGACCCGGCCGCCTCTGGCCCGGCCCAAGTACCTGTTCACGAACCGGAGCAACAAAACGCTGCCGTTTTCGCACAAGAAGAAGGCGGGGGAGGAACTGAAACTGGAACCGGAGGAACAAGGGTACGGTGACGGAGGGGTGTGGCAGAGGGCGATCTTGATGGGGGATAAATGTCAGCCGTTGGATTTCTCCGGCGTAATTTATTACGACAACGACGGGAAGCAGCTGCCGGAGTTGCCTCCGAGGTCGCCGCGTGCGAGTCCCCTGCCTAGCTATGTTTACAGCAAATGA